The nucleotide sequence ATCTTCGGCTCCATCGATACGCGCGACAAGTTCCTGGACCTACGCCGTCACTTGGCGGAGCACGAATGGGCGCGGATGAAGGCCAACGACTCCCTGGAATGCCGTAATTGCCACAGCGCCGAGTCGATGGACGTGTCGAAGCAAAACCCGCGGGCGGCGGCGGCACACGAAAAGGACCTGTTCACGGGCGAGAAGACGTGCATCGATTGTCATAAGGGCATCGCCCACAAGCTTCCCAACATGCAGGGGGTTCCGGGATGGCAATGACCGGACGATGGATGTGTCTCGCGGCGGCGGCTTTCTGGGCCGTGAGCGTGGCCAAGCTGCACGCGGACGATGCCGCGGGACGGTTCGTCGAGGCTGCCTACGCCTCCGCCCTGTTCCAGGCTCGAATCTCGAGCATCGCCGCCGCCAAGGACCCGAGACCCGGTATCAAGGTGCTTGCCGAGCGCGTCCGTGACTTCCGGACCGCCCAGTTGCCCGAACTCGCCCGCTTGGCGGCAACGGCGGGAGTCGAGGTGCGGGACACGCTCGACCTGGAACTGCGAAGCATCGTCGAGAACATCGAGCCGCTCGATTACCTGGCTTTGTCACGTCGCTACGCGGAGGTCGAGACGCAGGCACTCGGCCGGGAGATCGCCGCCTACGAGGATGCGACACGGTCGGAGGCGCAACCGGTCCGGGAATATGCCGCCGCAACCTTGGAGCGGTTGCGCGATCTCAGCAAGGCGGCTCGGGCCGAACTCGCGGCAGTCGCTCCCTGAGGGGCAGCCACCTGGCGCGGCTTCGCGCGGTTGGCGGATCCGCGACTGTCAGATGTGCATCGCCCTGCACCACGAACACGCCGGCCCATCCCTGGGGTGGGTCCAAGCCGATATCAGGACACCGCCCAAGATCGGAAGCCCGGTACTTAGCAGAATAACATGACGAGATCCTGCTTGCCCCGGCCGTAGCCAACCGAAGGCAGCGAGGAAAGGCCTTAGGGCGCCAACTTAGGTCTCTCCGAATCCTGGTGGTGACGCCTGTAGCGACCGCGCAGCTAGTCGCAGATCCATGAGGTGGGGCTACCGCGCCGCACGGGAAGGCCGCAACATGAGGTAGCTGTGCATGTGCTGCGGCGCACATGATGGTTCATAGTTGAACCGTTCGCGTGTTGTTGCGCAGCAAACCCACTTGAATGCCCTGGTTGAGGGTGTCATCCGATTGGGGACGGGCCGCGATGGCGTCGCGTCCCGCCAGCCCTCTACGGGCGTTTCCTCCCAAGACTTTGGGCCGTACCTTCGGGTGCGGCCTTTTTTCGTTAGCCGAGGCGCATCATGCTCTAGACTGACACTGGTTGGGAAACAAGCAAAATGATGCAATTTATGCAGCAGGTGGCGTACTTACGTGCATACCGTTCAAAGGCTCGGATGCGGCCGCTGACGCCTTGCCATGCCTGATGCTTTCCAGCCCCAAGGGACTGAGCGCCGGCCAATCTAGCGGCCGGTTCGTCCGTGAAGAGCCTGTCGCGCCCGAGCCCACGGTGGAAATTGGCGCATGCACCGATGCGCGACGCTGATCGACCTGATCCTGACCTCTGTGGTGCCCGGCGCGGAACCTATCTGCCCCAACTCCGTGTGGCCCCGGCAGAGCGCGGCATGTGCGTGGTCCAGAGCTGCCGCCTGCGCTTCTCCAAGCGCCATGGCATCTCGCGAGATGCGCACGGACCGCGCGACCGGACGGGCCGGCCGGATGATAGGGCGGCGCGCGAGGCTTGGTCTGAGGGCGAGCTCGACCTCGATTTGGATGGTCTCGCGTGCATCGACGTGACGGCAGCCTACACCGCCATGACCCGGTGTTACGGGCATGGTCCACGCGGCGAGCGCGGTCGGACGTGCGTGCCCGGGGAGGCGCCGAGGACCGCGACTGGGACGGCAGTCTCGCGCACTCCCGGCATCGCCGCGCAATGGCCTATCGGCTTGGCAATGAACGGGAAGCCTTCCGCACCTACGAGGCCGACGCCTTCGCTCCGGCCTTTCAACTCGGTGATACGGTCGTCAGGGACGATCCATCGATCCACGGGGGGCTGTCCAACGGCTGCATCTAAGCACCCCGCTCTTCGAGCGGTCCTCCGGCGGCCGCCGGCAACCGTGAGGGCGAAGGGCGCTCGAGGACGTTAGAGAGGCCCTTGACCGTGCTTGTGACGTGAAGCCCGTGGATCGGGTCCGGGTGTGCACAAGGTGTGGAGATGCTGTGGACAAATCCCTCGACCGGCGATGCGCAGCTAAGGTCTGACCTGGGATTTATTGGGACTTATCGGAATGGGCCTGCTTTTCAAGCCATTGATTCCAACCACCAATTTCGTCGAAGAAGTTGGTGGTGGAGCTGAGGGGATTCGAACCCCTGACC is from Methylobacterium radiodurans and encodes:
- a CDS encoding DUF4142 domain-containing protein — encoded protein: MAKLHADDAAGRFVEAAYASALFQARISSIAAAKDPRPGIKVLAERVRDFRTAQLPELARLAATAGVEVRDTLDLELRSIVENIEPLDYLALSRRYAEVETQALGREIAAYEDATRSEAQPVREYAAATLERLRDLSKAARAELAAVAP